The following coding sequences lie in one Oceanicola sp. 502str15 genomic window:
- the truA gene encoding tRNA pseudouridine(38-40) synthase TruA, translating into MPRYALKIEYNGAPYAGWQRQADLPSVQGAIEAALAKLEPGPHTIAAAGRTDTGVHGLGQVAHCDMTKDWDAFRLSEALNFHLKPEPVAVVGCAVVDDAWHARFSAQARHYLFRLVVRRAPLTHDAGLAWRVMQPLSLEAMQIAANHLLGQHDFTTFRASECQAKSPVKTLDRLDIEELEYPGGREFRFHLSARSFLHNQVRSFVGTLERVGAGAWAPDDVKLALEARDRAKCGPVCPPYGLYLRAVDYPADPFS; encoded by the coding sequence ATGCCCCGCTACGCCCTGAAAATCGAATACAACGGCGCCCCCTATGCAGGCTGGCAGCGCCAGGCTGACCTGCCCTCGGTTCAGGGGGCAATCGAGGCGGCGTTGGCAAAGCTGGAGCCGGGGCCGCATACGATTGCTGCAGCAGGGCGCACCGATACCGGGGTGCATGGGCTCGGCCAGGTGGCGCATTGCGACATGACCAAGGATTGGGACGCCTTCCGGCTGTCGGAAGCCCTCAACTTCCACCTCAAGCCGGAGCCTGTGGCGGTGGTTGGATGTGCCGTGGTGGATGACGCCTGGCACGCGCGTTTCTCGGCACAGGCCCGACACTACCTGTTCCGCCTCGTGGTGCGCCGCGCGCCCCTGACCCATGACGCAGGGTTGGCTTGGCGGGTGATGCAGCCGCTTTCGCTGGAGGCCATGCAGATTGCGGCCAACCACCTGCTCGGGCAGCATGATTTTACAACCTTCCGCGCCTCGGAGTGTCAGGCGAAGTCGCCTGTAAAGACCCTCGACAGGCTCGATATCGAAGAGCTGGAGTATCCCGGCGGCCGCGAGTTCAGGTTTCACCTCTCGGCCCGCAGCTTTCTGCACAATCAGGTGCGCAGCTTCGTCGGCACGCTGGAACGGGTCGGGGCGGGTGCATGGGCACCTGATGATGTGAAGCTGGCGCTCGAGGCCCGCGATCGTGCCAAATGCGGGCCGGTCTGCCCGCCCTACGGGCTTTACTTACGGGCGGTGGACTATCCGGCGGACCCTTTTTCCTGA
- the hrpB gene encoding ATP-dependent helicase HrpB, translating to MRKVDDPFAIRLPIEEVLPELVDALSSGGQAVLQAPPGAGKTTGVPVALFEAGMADTGRILMLEPRRLATRAAAERIAQTLGTKVGEGVGYRVRGEAKVGKATRIEVVTEGILTRMIQNDPELSGVSTLIFDEFHERSLQADLGLALALEAREALRPDLRLLVMSATLDAEPVAALMGRAPVITSEGRSFPVEEHWAEAPLSAGARLEAPMADLIARAMDETTGDMLAFLPGEGEIRRLTSALRLPDTVVVMPLYGALPFADQRAVMQPLRPGGKQIRKLVLATSIAETSLTIPGIRTVIDSGRARRARFDPGTGMSRLVTEAVSRAEATQRAGRAGRIEAGRVYRLWTRGGHGALPAFPPAEIEAADLTGLALELALWGGGDGLKFLTPPPEGAMASAQRLLQDLGALEEGRITDHGKTLSALPVHPRLGHMLALAGPGAAPLAALLNERDPLRNAGADLSKRLKALRNPGTAPEPARPAFKRITQEAKRLARLAGPASDLTEAQALALAYPDRIGLRRPGDAPRFLLSGGRGAQMGAEDDLAGQRLIVVADIEGEGRDARIRLALPISESELRTTPGVEPTWHDVAEWSKRERRVVARQQERLGALVLDDRHWKDTPDEALALAALEGIRDLGLPVSTKARRLLARIALVGDMPDCSQETLLAEAETWLLPYLGRIRTAADIAALDITEPLKARVGWDGMQALDRATPPSFTTPLGRAIAIDYSGEAPEISLRLQEMFGQTTHPTVAGQPLRVTLLSPAGRPVQTTMDIPGFWASSYADVRKDMRGRYPRHPWPEDPTVADPTLRAKPRK from the coding sequence ATGCGGAAGGTTGACGACCCCTTTGCCATTCGCCTGCCGATCGAGGAGGTGCTGCCCGAGCTTGTCGATGCGCTGTCTTCGGGCGGGCAGGCCGTGCTTCAGGCCCCGCCCGGCGCGGGCAAGACAACCGGCGTTCCTGTGGCGCTCTTCGAGGCCGGAATGGCCGACACCGGGCGCATCCTCATGCTGGAGCCCCGCCGCCTCGCCACCCGCGCCGCCGCCGAGCGGATCGCCCAGACCCTCGGGACCAAGGTGGGCGAGGGCGTGGGCTACCGGGTGCGGGGCGAGGCAAAGGTTGGCAAGGCCACCCGGATCGAGGTGGTGACAGAGGGCATCCTGACCCGGATGATCCAGAACGACCCCGAGCTTTCTGGGGTGTCGACGCTGATCTTCGACGAGTTCCACGAGCGTTCCCTTCAGGCCGACCTTGGCCTTGCGCTGGCACTGGAGGCCCGCGAGGCGCTGCGCCCCGACCTGCGCCTGCTGGTCATGTCGGCCACGCTGGACGCCGAGCCCGTGGCGGCGCTCATGGGCCGGGCGCCGGTGATCACCAGCGAGGGCCGCAGCTTTCCGGTCGAGGAGCACTGGGCAGAGGCCCCCCTGTCCGCCGGCGCCCGCCTCGAAGCACCGATGGCCGATCTGATCGCCCGCGCCATGGACGAAACCACGGGCGACATGCTGGCATTCCTCCCCGGCGAAGGCGAAATCCGCCGCCTCACCTCCGCGCTGCGCCTGCCTGACACGGTGGTGGTGATGCCGCTCTACGGCGCCCTGCCCTTTGCCGATCAACGCGCGGTCATGCAGCCCCTGCGCCCCGGAGGCAAGCAGATCCGCAAGCTGGTTCTGGCCACCTCGATTGCTGAAACCTCCCTGACCATTCCGGGCATCCGCACGGTCATCGATTCCGGCCGCGCGCGGCGGGCGCGCTTTGATCCGGGCACCGGAATGTCGCGGCTCGTGACCGAGGCCGTCAGTCGCGCAGAGGCCACCCAGCGGGCGGGCCGGGCCGGACGGATCGAGGCGGGCCGGGTGTATCGGCTCTGGACCCGGGGCGGCCATGGAGCCTTGCCGGCCTTCCCCCCCGCCGAGATCGAAGCCGCCGACCTGACCGGCCTCGCGCTCGAACTGGCCCTTTGGGGCGGCGGCGACGGGCTGAAGTTCCTGACCCCGCCGCCCGAGGGGGCGATGGCCTCCGCCCAGCGGTTGCTGCAGGATCTCGGCGCGCTCGAGGAGGGGCGGATCACCGATCACGGCAAGACCCTCTCCGCCCTGCCCGTGCACCCGCGCCTTGGCCACATGCTGGCCCTCGCCGGCCCCGGCGCCGCCCCCCTCGCCGCCCTGCTCAACGAGCGCGATCCGCTGCGCAACGCCGGGGCGGACCTGTCCAAACGCCTGAAAGCCCTGCGCAATCCCGGCACCGCGCCGGAGCCCGCTCGCCCTGCCTTCAAGCGCATCACCCAGGAGGCCAAACGCCTTGCCCGCCTCGCCGGGCCGGCCTCGGACCTTACCGAAGCCCAGGCCCTCGCACTCGCCTATCCCGACCGCATCGGCCTTCGCCGTCCCGGCGATGCGCCGCGGTTTCTGCTCTCGGGCGGGCGTGGGGCGCAGATGGGGGCCGAGGATGACCTCGCCGGGCAACGTCTGATCGTGGTGGCCGATATCGAGGGCGAGGGCCGCGATGCCCGCATTCGTCTCGCCCTGCCGATCAGCGAAAGCGAGCTGAGAACAACGCCCGGCGTGGAGCCCACCTGGCACGATGTGGCGGAGTGGTCGAAACGCGAGCGCCGCGTGGTCGCCCGTCAACAGGAGCGGCTCGGCGCGTTGGTGCTGGATGACCGGCATTGGAAGGACACCCCCGACGAGGCCCTCGCCCTCGCCGCGCTGGAGGGCATCCGCGACCTCGGCCTGCCGGTCAGCACCAAGGCGCGCCGCCTGCTCGCTCGCATTGCCCTCGTGGGCGACATGCCCGATTGCTCGCAGGAGACCCTGCTGGCCGAGGCCGAAACCTGGTTGCTCCCCTACCTTGGCCGCATCCGAACCGCCGCCGACATTGCCGCGCTCGACATCACCGAACCGCTCAAGGCCCGCGTCGGCTGGGACGGCATGCAGGCCCTCGATCGCGCCACGCCCCCCTCCTTCACCACGCCGCTCGGCCGCGCCATCGCCATCGACTACTCCGGCGAGGCCCCCGAAATTTCGCTGCGTCTGCAGGAGATGTTCGGCCAGACCACCCACCCCACGGTCGCCGGCCAGCCGCTGCGCGTCACCCTGCTCTCTCCGGCGGGCCGCCCGGTGCAAACGACCATGGACATCCCCGGCTTCTGGGCCAGTTCCTATGCCGATGTGCGCAAGGATATGCGGGGCCGCTACCCGCGGCACCCCTGGCCAGAAGACCCCACTGTGGCCGACCCGACCCTTCGCGCCAAACCGCGCAAATGA
- a CDS encoding lipocalin codes for MHRVIPALLLAGCTAAPVTTAYRDASAPISSIALFDASRLEGEWREVASFRDSGACLICRARFSAGAEGLAMESGPGRAMLKPAGPGRMAPVGLKGRLGEPWWVLWVDADYRTLVIGTPSGEFGAVLDRGEIGADRLKAAREILGWAGYDVARLKPARL; via the coding sequence ATGCACCGAGTGATCCCGGCGCTTCTTCTGGCAGGCTGCACCGCTGCGCCCGTGACCACGGCCTACCGCGACGCCTCGGCCCCGATCAGTTCAATTGCCCTTTTCGATGCCTCCCGGCTGGAGGGCGAGTGGCGCGAGGTTGCCTCGTTCCGCGACAGCGGCGCCTGCCTTATCTGCCGTGCCCGGTTTTCGGCCGGCGCAGAGGGCCTCGCGATGGAGAGCGGGCCAGGTCGGGCGATGCTCAAGCCGGCAGGTCCGGGACGGATGGCGCCGGTGGGGCTGAAAGGGCGGCTGGGCGAACCCTGGTGGGTGCTCTGGGTCGACGCCGACTATCGGACATTGGTGATCGGCACGCCATCGGGCGAGTTTGGCGCCGTACTCGACCGGGGCGAGATCGGAGCGGACAGGTTGAAGGCCGCCCGCGAAATCCTTGGGTGGGCCGGCTACGACGTGGCGCGCCTCAAGCCTGCAAGGCTCTAG
- a CDS encoding glycosyl transferase codes for MADFHQSGSVATLHNLRTLDPAAMARELETISVTRKIVLVLPSLYSELEGEALPAIIDELSKVRFISRIIIGLDRANEQQYRDAKKFFSRLPQEHMVLWNDGPRLTAIDERLQALKLSPQEPGKGRNVWFCMGYALAQGDSAVVALHDCDILTYDTAMLARLVYPVANPNFPYQLCKGFYPRIADGKLNGRVSRLLVSPMLVALKKVIGDHDYLDYLRGFRYPLAGEFAMRTGILPDMRIPSDWGLEIGVLSEAWRNLSPKAVCQAEISDRYDHKHQPVSEDDASTGLSRMSIDICKALYRKLATDGTVFTPNVFRTLKATYYRTALDMIEIYAHDAWMNGLSVDRHKEETTVELFARNIVEAGHIFLENPMETPFIPNWSRVYSADPDLMRDMSAAIREDNAEFAT; via the coding sequence TTGGCCGATTTTCATCAGAGCGGCAGCGTCGCCACATTGCACAACCTGCGGACCCTCGACCCGGCCGCCATGGCCCGCGAGCTTGAGACCATCTCGGTCACGCGCAAGATCGTGCTGGTTCTGCCTTCGCTCTACTCCGAGCTGGAGGGAGAGGCCCTGCCCGCCATCATCGACGAGCTTTCCAAGGTGCGCTTCATCAGCCGCATCATCATCGGGCTGGACCGCGCCAACGAGCAGCAATACCGCGACGCGAAGAAGTTCTTCTCCCGGCTTCCGCAGGAGCACATGGTGCTCTGGAACGACGGCCCCCGCCTCACCGCCATCGACGAACGGCTTCAGGCGCTGAAACTGTCACCGCAGGAGCCCGGCAAGGGGCGCAACGTATGGTTCTGCATGGGCTATGCGCTGGCCCAGGGGGACAGTGCGGTTGTTGCGCTGCATGACTGCGATATCCTCACCTACGATACCGCCATGCTGGCCCGCCTCGTCTACCCGGTCGCCAACCCCAACTTTCCCTACCAGCTCTGCAAGGGCTTCTACCCCCGGATCGCGGACGGAAAGCTGAATGGCCGCGTCAGCCGCCTGCTGGTGAGCCCGATGCTGGTGGCCCTCAAGAAGGTGATCGGCGACCACGACTACCTCGATTACCTGCGCGGCTTCCGCTACCCGCTGGCCGGCGAATTCGCCATGCGCACCGGCATCCTGCCCGACATGCGCATCCCCTCCGATTGGGGGCTGGAAATCGGCGTTCTGTCCGAAGCCTGGCGCAACCTCAGCCCCAAGGCCGTCTGCCAGGCCGAAATCTCCGACCGTTACGACCACAAGCACCAGCCGGTGAGCGAGGATGATGCCTCCACCGGCCTCAGCCGCATGTCGATCGACATCTGCAAGGCGCTCTACCGCAAGCTCGCCACCGACGGCACGGTTTTTACCCCCAACGTCTTCCGCACGTTGAAGGCCACCTACTACCGGACCGCCCTCGACATGATCGAGATCTACGCCCACGACGCATGGATGAACGGCCTCTCGGTGGACCGGCACAAGGAGGAGACCACCGTCGAGCTTTTTGCCCGCAACATCGTGGAAGCCGGGCACATCTTCCTCGAGAACCCGATGGAGACCCCCTTCATTCCCAACTGGAGCCGGGTCTATTCGGCCGACCCGGACCTGATGCGCGACATGTCGGCGGCGATCCGCGAGGACAACGCCGAGTTCGCAACCTGA
- a CDS encoding mannosyl-3-phosphoglycerate phosphatase, with protein sequence MSNESTLLRPELIVFTDLDGTLLDHRDYSFAAAQSALECMAKKNLPLVLASSKTSSEMKELAQNLPCEPAALIVENGAGVVWPGEEGIAAPRHTEILAALAGLPAALRSGFEGFSDWGTEGIAHQTGLALREAELAARREFSEPGLWRGSDGQRDEFLAALEEAGITARQGGRYLTLSFGADKADRLREVASRLAPTAHVLALGDAPNDIGMLEAADTGVIVANPHGAGIATLPGESTGKIRRTTLPGPEGWNAAVLETIVTVTSAHGRA encoded by the coding sequence ATGTCCAACGAATCCACACTGTTGCGCCCCGAACTGATCGTCTTCACCGATCTCGACGGCACCCTCCTCGACCACCGGGACTACAGCTTTGCTGCGGCGCAGAGTGCGCTGGAGTGCATGGCGAAAAAAAACCTGCCACTGGTGCTCGCAAGCAGCAAAACCTCGTCGGAGATGAAAGAACTGGCACAAAATCTGCCCTGCGAGCCCGCTGCGCTGATCGTCGAAAACGGTGCGGGCGTGGTCTGGCCGGGCGAAGAGGGCATCGCTGCGCCGCGCCACACGGAAATTCTGGCAGCCCTGGCCGGTCTGCCCGCTGCGCTGAGGTCGGGGTTCGAAGGGTTCTCTGATTGGGGCACAGAGGGCATCGCGCACCAGACCGGCCTTGCGCTGCGTGAGGCCGAACTGGCCGCGCGCCGGGAGTTCTCCGAACCCGGACTCTGGCGCGGCAGCGACGGCCAACGCGACGAATTTCTGGCCGCGCTGGAGGAGGCCGGTATCACCGCACGACAGGGCGGGCGCTACCTGACCCTCTCCTTCGGCGCCGACAAGGCCGACCGACTGCGCGAGGTCGCATCCCGACTGGCGCCCACGGCCCATGTCCTCGCCCTCGGAGATGCGCCCAATGACATCGGCATGCTCGAAGCCGCCGACACCGGCGTGATCGTGGCCAACCCTCATGGCGCCGGAATTGCTACACTGCCCGGCGAATCCACCGGAAAGATCCGGCGCACCACCCTGCCCGGCCCCGAAGGATGGAACGCAGCGGTGCTTGAAACCATTGTCACAGTGACCTCCGCCCACGGGCGGGCTTGA
- a CDS encoding aldo/keto reductase, which yields MKLEKLGKSDLEVPIWCLGTMTFGNQTPEADGHAQIDAALDAGLTFMDTAEMYPVNPAKAETVGGTEEIIGNWVAKSGRRNDVLIATKIVGPSQLARDGRGIDAETLREAVDCSLRRLQTDVIDLFQLHWPQRGSYHFRQHWTFAPEEQDRAATQANMEEVMAEMARIRDAGKVRHFGTSNESAWGMTRWNQLAAETGGPRMETVQNEYSLLCRMYDTDMAEMSHQEEVSLLAYSPLAAGLLTGKYADGARPEGSRASINGDLGGRITPRAEAATEAYIALAAEHGVDPVHMALAWAAERPFMGSVIFGATTMPQLQHILSGMEFKLTDELRDGIASTYRDHPLPY from the coding sequence ATGAAACTGGAAAAGCTCGGCAAGAGTGACCTCGAAGTGCCGATCTGGTGCCTCGGCACCATGACATTCGGCAACCAGACCCCGGAGGCCGATGGCCACGCCCAGATTGACGCGGCGCTGGACGCGGGGCTGACGTTCATGGACACCGCCGAGATGTACCCGGTGAACCCGGCAAAGGCCGAAACGGTGGGGGGCACCGAAGAGATCATCGGCAACTGGGTCGCCAAATCGGGCCGCCGGAACGATGTGCTGATCGCCACCAAGATCGTCGGTCCAAGCCAGCTCGCCCGCGACGGGCGCGGCATTGATGCCGAGACCCTGCGCGAAGCGGTCGACTGCTCCCTGCGTCGTCTCCAGACCGACGTGATCGACCTGTTTCAGCTTCATTGGCCCCAACGCGGCTCCTACCACTTTCGCCAGCACTGGACCTTTGCCCCCGAAGAGCAGGATCGCGCGGCTACGCAGGCCAACATGGAAGAAGTCATGGCCGAGATGGCGCGTATCCGCGATGCCGGCAAGGTCCGCCACTTCGGCACCTCCAACGAGAGCGCATGGGGCATGACCCGCTGGAACCAGCTCGCCGCCGAAACGGGCGGGCCGCGGATGGAAACCGTGCAGAACGAGTACAGCCTGCTTTGCCGGATGTATGACACCGACATGGCCGAGATGTCGCACCAGGAAGAGGTGTCGCTGCTGGCCTACTCGCCGCTGGCGGCCGGGTTGCTGACGGGCAAATACGCGGACGGCGCCCGGCCCGAGGGCAGTCGTGCGTCGATCAACGGCGATCTGGGCGGGCGGATCACCCCGCGTGCCGAAGCCGCGACCGAGGCCTATATAGCGCTGGCCGCGGAGCATGGGGTCGATCCGGTGCATATGGCGCTGGCCTGGGCGGCGGAGCGGCCGTTCATGGGTTCTGTCATTTTTGGCGCGACGACGATGCCGCAGCTTCAGCACATTCTTTCGGGCATGGAGTTCAAACTGACCGACGAGCTGCGTGACGGGATCGCCAGCACCTACCGCGATCATCCCTTGCCCTATTGA